In Luteibacter mycovicinus, a genomic segment contains:
- a CDS encoding MGDG synthase family glycosyltransferase, producing MTRRVLLLSVSAGAGHVRAAEALEATVAAFAAEGHDVEAKHLDVMNYVPSTFRRIYADFYLSLITRYPRLWGMLYRITDDTHPDAVTERMRRTIERLNTRRLRAAIAAFAPDAIVCTHFLPAEMLARQIRKGRVTVPVWLQVTDFDLHRLWVVQGMAGYFAASPEIAHRMRAVGLPASRVHTTGIPIMPAFARAHDRQALSATLGIDPGRPAYLVMGGGAGVGDLDQLADTLLSTGGDFQLVVLAGRNAVTLERLRGIAASKHAGRLIPLGFTRQVEDVMACCDLAITKPGGLTSSECLAMGLPMIVNAPIPGQEERNADYLLEQGAAWKAIDAVALAWRVRLLSDEPDRLAAMAASARAIGRPHAARDVIAAVLSHPDDP from the coding sequence GTGACACGGCGCGTCCTGCTCCTGTCGGTATCCGCGGGAGCGGGACACGTGCGCGCCGCGGAGGCGCTCGAAGCCACGGTGGCCGCGTTCGCCGCCGAGGGACACGATGTCGAGGCGAAGCACCTCGATGTCATGAACTACGTGCCGTCCACGTTCCGGCGGATCTACGCGGACTTCTATCTCAGCCTGATCACCCGCTACCCGCGGCTGTGGGGCATGCTCTATCGCATCACCGACGATACGCATCCCGACGCGGTGACCGAGCGCATGCGGCGTACGATCGAGCGCCTGAATACGCGACGGCTGCGTGCGGCCATCGCGGCATTCGCGCCCGACGCCATCGTGTGTACGCATTTCCTCCCGGCCGAGATGCTGGCACGACAGATCCGCAAGGGTCGCGTCACCGTGCCCGTCTGGCTGCAGGTGACCGACTTCGACCTGCACCGGCTCTGGGTCGTGCAGGGTATGGCCGGCTATTTCGCCGCCAGTCCGGAAATCGCGCACCGCATGCGCGCTGTCGGTCTGCCGGCGTCGCGCGTGCATACGACCGGTATCCCGATCATGCCCGCCTTTGCGCGCGCGCACGACAGACAGGCCCTGAGTGCCACGCTCGGTATCGACCCCGGCCGGCCGGCCTACCTGGTGATGGGTGGCGGTGCCGGAGTCGGCGATCTGGACCAACTGGCCGACACGCTGCTGTCCACCGGTGGCGACTTCCAGCTGGTGGTGCTCGCCGGCCGCAACGCCGTGACACTGGAGCGGCTGCGCGGCATCGCGGCATCGAAGCACGCCGGGCGCCTCATTCCGCTGGGTTTCACGCGTCAGGTCGAGGACGTCATGGCCTGCTGCGATCTCGCGATTACCAAACCCGGGGGACTGACCAGCTCGGAGTGCCTGGCCATGGGCCTGCCGATGATCGTGAATGCGCCCATCCCCGGTCAGGAAGAACGCAATGCCGATTACCTGCTCGAACAGGGCGCCGCGTGGAAGGCGATCGACGCCGTCGCGCTCGCGTGGCGTGTCCGCCTGCTGAGTGACGAGCCAGATCGTCTCGCCGCCATGGCGGCTTCCGCACGCGCCATCGGACGCCCGCATGCGGCGCGCGACGTGATCGCCGCCGTGCTCTCCCATCCGGACGATCCATGA
- a CDS encoding M48 family metalloprotease, whose amino-acid sequence MRTPFLRLSLIAASALATFAVGAQDNVRLPDLGSSANALISPREADEYGAMMLRQMHALDLTVDDALLDQYINDLGYRLVAASDRPKDHFQFFIVRDTQINAFAAPGGYIGVNAGLINITDNESELAGVMAHEIGHITQNHLYRAFEDSKKNAPLMALVLLGAIAAGAGGGAGDAAPAVLMGGQGLLMQRQINFTRKDEVEADRVGIQTLSRAGYDPEAMGDFFGRMQDTLRVGQGEEALPALLQTHPVTLARISEAKARARTLEEAQANKPRQPTLDKASWEKSTAPVLYVKDPTALITPAGKVAKDSVNDTYALMRERVRVLSGDARQLTSFYATNLKRKDFDTAANRYGYALCLLRTDHGAQAVEQLQPLLASLPSSVVLRLAMADAYENAGRHGDAMAIYKALHDNSPRNRAVALGYARALANSGRVEDARMASTMLKPMLDDSDDPDIFLTFARASERSGDGIRAAEAYADSAYLAGRPFDAMEQLKRLLKRDDLDYYQRSRIQARIGDLTPLLLELRKRRITTDDNPDGRSQYVRSQFGLRTGL is encoded by the coding sequence ATGCGCACCCCATTTCTCCGCCTGTCCCTGATCGCCGCCAGCGCCCTCGCCACCTTCGCCGTGGGCGCGCAGGACAACGTCCGCCTGCCGGATCTGGGTAGCTCGGCCAACGCCCTGATCAGCCCGCGCGAGGCCGACGAGTACGGGGCCATGATGCTGCGCCAGATGCATGCGCTCGACCTCACGGTGGACGACGCCCTGCTGGACCAGTACATCAACGACCTCGGCTACCGCCTGGTGGCGGCCAGCGACCGGCCGAAGGACCACTTCCAGTTCTTCATCGTGCGCGACACGCAGATCAACGCGTTCGCGGCCCCCGGCGGCTACATCGGCGTCAACGCCGGCCTGATCAACATCACCGACAACGAGAGCGAACTCGCGGGCGTCATGGCCCACGAGATCGGCCACATCACCCAGAACCACCTGTACCGTGCCTTCGAGGATTCGAAGAAGAACGCCCCGCTGATGGCGCTCGTGCTGCTGGGCGCGATCGCCGCCGGTGCCGGTGGCGGCGCGGGCGACGCCGCGCCCGCCGTGCTCATGGGTGGCCAGGGGCTGCTCATGCAGCGGCAGATCAACTTCACCCGTAAGGACGAGGTCGAAGCCGACCGCGTCGGCATCCAGACCCTGTCGCGGGCCGGTTACGACCCCGAGGCGATGGGCGATTTCTTCGGCCGCATGCAGGACACGCTGCGCGTCGGCCAGGGCGAAGAGGCGCTGCCCGCCCTCCTGCAGACCCACCCCGTGACCCTGGCCCGCATCAGCGAGGCCAAGGCGCGCGCCCGTACGCTCGAGGAGGCCCAGGCCAACAAGCCGCGCCAGCCCACGCTGGACAAAGCCAGCTGGGAGAAGAGCACGGCGCCGGTGCTCTACGTGAAGGACCCCACCGCGCTGATCACCCCCGCCGGCAAGGTCGCTAAGGACAGCGTCAACGACACCTATGCGCTGATGCGCGAACGGGTGCGCGTCCTCTCCGGGGATGCCCGTCAGCTGACGTCCTTCTATGCCACGAACCTCAAGCGCAAGGATTTCGACACCGCGGCCAACCGGTACGGCTACGCGCTGTGCCTGCTGCGCACGGACCACGGTGCCCAGGCGGTCGAGCAACTTCAGCCCCTGCTGGCCAGCCTGCCCTCCAGCGTGGTGCTGCGCCTGGCCATGGCCGATGCCTACGAGAACGCCGGCCGTCACGGCGACGCCATGGCGATCTACAAGGCCCTGCACGACAACTCGCCGCGCAACCGCGCCGTGGCTCTGGGCTACGCGCGGGCGCTGGCCAACAGCGGGCGCGTGGAGGACGCCCGGATGGCGTCGACCATGTTGAAGCCGATGCTCGACGACAGCGACGACCCGGACATCTTCCTCACCTTCGCACGGGCCAGCGAGCGGTCCGGCGACGGGATCCGGGCCGCGGAGGCGTATGCGGACAGCGCCTACCTCGCCGGCCGGCCGTTCGACGCCATGGAGCAGCTCAAGCGGCTGCTGAAACGGGACGACCTCGATTATTACCAGCGGTCGCGCATCCAGGCCCGGATCGGCGACCTCACCCCACTGCTGCTGGAACTGCGTAAACGACGCATCACGACCGACGACAATCCGGACGGACGCAGTCAATACGTGCGGTCTCAGTTCGGTCTGAGAACCGGATTGTGA
- a CDS encoding carboxymuconolactone decarboxylase family protein: MSGTPTEGNRVEEFTAFRKRMNERILGEDNQVVRRFFALDTQTYRAGALDVKTKEMLGLVASMVLRCDDCISYHVAQCKEAGVNRDEFFEVFSVGLVVGGSIVIPHLRRAVDFLDSLETEAPAEAEACADHPAA, from the coding sequence ATGTCCGGCACGCCGACGGAAGGTAACCGCGTGGAGGAGTTCACCGCGTTCCGCAAGCGGATGAACGAGCGCATCCTCGGCGAGGACAACCAGGTCGTCCGTCGCTTTTTCGCGCTGGACACCCAGACCTACCGGGCTGGCGCGCTGGATGTGAAGACCAAGGAAATGCTCGGCCTGGTCGCCTCGATGGTGCTGCGCTGCGACGACTGCATCAGCTACCACGTCGCCCAGTGCAAGGAAGCCGGGGTCAATCGCGACGAGTTCTTCGAGGTCTTCAGCGTCGGCCTCGTCGTCGGCGGCTCCATCGTGATTCCGCACCTGCGCCGCGCCGTGGATTTCCTCGACTCGCTCGAGACCGAGGCCCCGGCCGAGGCGGAGGCCTGCGCGGACCATCCCGCGGCCTGA
- the ppk1 gene encoding polyphosphate kinase 1, which translates to MSEPVDLGNPDLYINRELAALEFNFRVLAQARDPDVPALERLRYLTIVSNNLDEYFEVRVAVLKHKHALGAAMPGADGLSSTEILARIRQRTLELVSELYAIWHEELLPSLEAEGIRFLTRGAWSDRQRRWLQGYFQNEIMPVLSPLGLDPAHPFPRILNKTLNLAVVLEGRDAFGREGHMALVRAPRSLPRIIHIPGEVDGTEGDFVFLAEVLQAFADEIFPGFRVCAAYQFRVTRNSELVVEEAEVENLARALSEELVGRGYARPVRLEVGADCPRAITEMLIANFQLEDADVYRCDGPVNIIRSGLIYDQVDRPELKFPRFTPRLSPAFGKGVNEFDVLGVRDVLLHHPYESFAAVVELLRRASQDAGVLAIKQTLYRAGKDSPLVDLLVEAARNGKDVTVVIELRARFDEEANIGLATRLQEAGVQVVYGVVGYKTHAKMLLIVRREAGGLRRYVHLSTGNYHQGNSRGYTDIGLMTSNADIGEDIHKVFQQLSGLGPMIQLKRLLHSPFTLYSSVMGKIEREIEHARNGRPARIVAKLNALNEAHVVEALYRASIAGVSIDLIIRGACTLRPGIPGVSENIRVRSIIGRFLEHSRVYWFGNDGEPELYCASADWMERNLMRRIEVAVPIMEPDLASRVYAETLDNYLRDNTQAWLLGTDGRYTRSHPSQGEAPHSAQQALLSAYCG; encoded by the coding sequence ATGAGCGAGCCCGTCGACCTCGGCAACCCCGACCTCTACATCAACCGCGAGCTGGCGGCGCTGGAGTTCAACTTCCGCGTGCTCGCCCAGGCCCGCGACCCGGACGTTCCGGCCCTCGAGCGACTGCGCTACCTGACCATCGTCAGCAACAACCTCGACGAATACTTCGAGGTTCGCGTCGCCGTGCTCAAGCATAAGCACGCGCTGGGCGCGGCGATGCCGGGCGCCGATGGGCTGTCATCGACCGAGATCCTCGCGCGGATCCGCCAGCGCACGCTCGAGCTGGTCAGCGAGCTCTACGCCATCTGGCACGAAGAACTGCTGCCATCGCTGGAAGCCGAAGGCATCCGCTTCCTGACCCGCGGCGCCTGGAGCGATCGCCAGCGACGCTGGCTGCAGGGGTATTTCCAGAACGAGATCATGCCGGTGCTGTCGCCGCTGGGTCTCGACCCCGCGCACCCCTTCCCGCGCATCCTCAACAAGACCCTCAACCTCGCCGTCGTGCTCGAAGGCCGCGACGCCTTCGGTCGCGAAGGCCACATGGCGCTGGTGCGTGCGCCCCGTTCCCTGCCGCGCATCATCCATATCCCGGGCGAGGTGGACGGCACCGAGGGCGACTTCGTCTTCCTGGCCGAGGTACTCCAGGCCTTCGCGGACGAGATCTTCCCGGGCTTTCGCGTGTGTGCGGCGTATCAGTTCCGCGTCACGCGCAACAGCGAGCTGGTGGTCGAGGAAGCGGAGGTCGAGAACCTCGCCCGCGCCCTGAGCGAAGAGCTGGTCGGTCGCGGTTATGCCCGGCCCGTGCGCCTCGAAGTCGGCGCGGACTGTCCGCGCGCGATCACGGAAATGCTGATCGCGAACTTCCAGCTCGAGGATGCCGACGTGTACCGTTGCGACGGTCCGGTCAACATCATCCGCTCGGGCCTGATCTACGATCAGGTCGACCGTCCGGAGCTGAAATTTCCGCGCTTCACACCGCGCCTTTCGCCGGCCTTCGGCAAGGGCGTCAACGAATTCGACGTCCTCGGTGTGCGCGACGTGCTGCTGCATCACCCGTACGAATCGTTCGCCGCCGTGGTCGAACTGCTTCGCCGCGCCTCGCAGGATGCGGGCGTGCTGGCGATCAAGCAGACGCTTTACCGGGCCGGCAAGGATTCCCCGCTGGTCGACCTGCTGGTCGAGGCGGCACGCAACGGCAAGGACGTCACCGTGGTGATCGAGCTACGCGCGCGTTTCGACGAGGAAGCCAACATCGGCCTGGCGACGCGTCTGCAGGAAGCGGGCGTGCAGGTCGTTTACGGCGTGGTCGGCTACAAGACGCACGCCAAGATGCTGTTGATCGTGCGGCGCGAAGCCGGCGGCCTGCGCCGTTACGTGCATCTTTCCACCGGTAACTACCACCAGGGCAACAGCCGCGGCTACACCGACATCGGCCTGATGACCTCAAACGCGGACATCGGCGAAGACATCCACAAGGTCTTCCAGCAGTTGTCCGGTCTGGGGCCGATGATCCAGCTGAAGCGTCTGCTGCATTCGCCGTTCACGCTGTACAGCAGCGTCATGGGCAAGATCGAACGCGAGATCGAACACGCGCGCAACGGCCGTCCCGCACGCATCGTCGCCAAACTCAACGCGCTCAACGAAGCGCATGTGGTCGAGGCGCTGTATCGCGCATCGATTGCCGGCGTCAGCATCGATCTGATCATCCGCGGCGCCTGCACGTTGCGTCCGGGCATCCCGGGCGTGTCGGAGAACATCCGCGTGCGCTCGATCATCGGCCGTTTCCTCGAGCACAGCCGCGTGTACTGGTTCGGTAACGATGGCGAGCCGGAGCTCTACTGCGCCAGCGCGGACTGGATGGAACGCAACCTCATGCGCCGCATCGAAGTCGCCGTGCCGATCATGGAACCCGACCTCGCCTCGCGTGTCTATGCCGAGACGCTGGACAATTATCTGCGCGACAACACGCAGGCGTGGCTGCTCGGCACCGATGGCCGCTACACGCGCAGCCACCCGTCGCAGGGCGAAGCGCCGCATAGCGCGCAGCAGGCGCTGCTCTCGGCGTATTGCGGGTGA
- the phoB gene encoding phosphate regulon transcriptional regulator PhoB, which translates to MHKRILIVEDEASIRDMVAFALRKAGMDAAHAADARAAQMAISERVPDLILLDWMLPGTSGLELARRLRREELSREIPIIMLTARGEEMDRVNGLEAGVDDYVIKPFSTRELIARIKAVLRRSQGDDGSGVVELGGLRIDGPAHRVFAGEEAVPIGPTEYRLLFFFMTHPERVYSRAQLLDHVWGGSVYVEERTVDVHIRRLRKTLEPWKLDDMVQTVRGAGYRFSANT; encoded by the coding sequence GTGCATAAGCGCATTCTCATCGTAGAAGACGAAGCATCGATCCGCGACATGGTCGCATTCGCGCTTCGTAAGGCGGGTATGGACGCGGCTCACGCCGCCGACGCCCGCGCCGCACAGATGGCGATCTCGGAGCGGGTACCGGACTTGATCCTGCTCGACTGGATGCTCCCGGGCACCAGTGGACTGGAACTGGCCCGTCGCCTCCGCCGGGAAGAACTCTCGCGCGAGATCCCGATCATCATGCTCACCGCGCGCGGTGAGGAGATGGACCGGGTGAACGGACTCGAGGCCGGCGTCGACGACTACGTCATCAAGCCGTTCTCCACCCGTGAGCTGATCGCCCGGATCAAGGCGGTGCTCCGCCGCAGTCAGGGCGACGACGGCTCCGGCGTGGTGGAACTCGGCGGCCTGCGCATCGATGGGCCCGCGCATCGCGTGTTCGCCGGCGAGGAAGCCGTGCCGATCGGCCCGACCGAATACCGCCTGCTGTTCTTCTTCATGACCCACCCTGAGCGCGTCTACTCGCGCGCCCAGCTGCTGGACCATGTCTGGGGCGGCAGCGTGTACGTGGAGGAGCGCACGGTCGACGTGCATATCCGCCGCCTGCGCAAGACACTGGAGCCGTGGAAGCTCGACGACATGGTGCAGACCGTGCGCGGCGCGGGCTACCGCTTCTCCGCGAACACCTAG
- the phoR gene encoding phosphate regulon sensor histidine kinase PhoR codes for MPQRFLTSWRLPVSCAALLLLGGAVGWLTGAVWPCVTVVALGETVVLLSLFRHKSGPMLQSSATPHPDHDRLMTRTRRIASRLRDLRSAAGTLPDAVVLLDHSHHVRWFNHAAEDLLGLKRPRDRGRVLADLMRNTDLSDWLAEGAREPLNDVTAPGHPNRHVTATLLPFGSRQRLLLARDTSHLTRLEQIRRDFVANVSHELRTPLTVIHGYLELLDPEDVPELAPVLDEMRAQSKRMGQIVEDLLTLSRLETQEHVADEQVQMAPLLASLRKEAEALSQGRHTISLDVATAHDLLGSPKDLHSAFSNLVSNAVRYTPTGGKIAIRWADTEDGARFSVHDSGFGIPAAHIARLTERFYRVSSSRSRDSGGTGLGLSIVKHVLNLHQARLVIESETGKGSVFACVFVSDRLLDSTRVHETAGLHG; via the coding sequence ATGCCACAACGCTTCCTGACTTCCTGGCGATTGCCTGTCAGCTGCGCCGCCCTGCTTCTGCTGGGTGGCGCTGTGGGCTGGCTGACGGGCGCGGTATGGCCTTGCGTGACGGTGGTCGCGCTGGGCGAAACCGTCGTGCTGCTGTCGCTGTTCCGTCACAAGTCGGGGCCAATGTTGCAATCGTCCGCCACGCCCCATCCTGACCATGACCGTCTCATGACTCGCACCCGCCGAATCGCCTCCCGCCTGCGTGACCTGCGCAGCGCGGCGGGAACCCTGCCCGACGCCGTGGTCCTGCTGGATCACTCGCACCATGTGCGCTGGTTCAATCACGCGGCGGAGGATCTGCTCGGTCTGAAGCGACCGCGCGATCGTGGCCGCGTGCTGGCCGATCTGATGCGCAACACCGACCTGTCGGACTGGCTGGCCGAAGGCGCCCGCGAGCCGCTTAACGACGTGACCGCACCGGGCCACCCTAACCGCCATGTCACGGCGACGCTGCTGCCGTTCGGCAGCCGCCAGCGCCTGCTGCTGGCCCGCGACACCAGCCACCTCACCCGCCTCGAACAGATCCGTCGCGATTTCGTGGCCAACGTCTCGCACGAGTTGCGCACGCCGCTGACGGTGATCCACGGCTACCTGGAATTGCTCGATCCGGAAGACGTGCCCGAACTCGCGCCGGTGCTGGACGAGATGCGCGCGCAGTCCAAGCGCATGGGCCAGATCGTGGAAGACCTGCTGACCCTGTCGCGCCTGGAAACCCAGGAGCATGTGGCCGACGAGCAGGTGCAGATGGCCCCGCTGCTCGCCAGCCTGCGCAAGGAAGCCGAGGCCCTGAGCCAGGGTCGCCATACCATCTCCCTGGACGTCGCCACGGCACACGACCTGCTGGGCTCGCCCAAGGATCTGCACAGCGCGTTCTCCAATCTGGTCAGCAACGCGGTTCGCTATACGCCCACGGGCGGCAAGATCGCCATCCGCTGGGCCGACACGGAAGACGGCGCGCGTTTCTCGGTACACGATTCCGGCTTCGGTATTCCCGCCGCGCACATCGCACGGCTGACCGAACGCTTCTACCGCGTATCGTCGAGCCGCTCGCGCGACTCCGGCGGCACCGGCCTGGGCCTGTCGATCGTCAAGCACGTGCTCAACCTGCACCAGGCGCGCCTGGTGATCGAGAGTGAGACGGGCAAGGGCTCCGTGTTCGCGTGTGTGTTCGTCAGCGACCGGCTGCTGGACAGCACCCGCGTGCACGAAACGGCCGGCCTGCACGGCTGA
- the grxC gene encoding glutaredoxin 3, translating into MSTPDITIYSTAVCPYCVAAKNLLKAKGLAWDEVRIDTDPAQRDIMLEKSGGRRTVPQIFINGTHVGGFDDLAAADRSGRLADILGATN; encoded by the coding sequence ATGTCCACCCCCGATATCACCATCTACTCGACCGCCGTCTGCCCGTACTGCGTCGCCGCCAAGAACCTGCTCAAGGCCAAGGGCCTGGCGTGGGACGAGGTGCGCATCGACACCGATCCGGCGCAGCGCGACATCATGCTGGAGAAGAGCGGCGGTCGCCGCACGGTCCCGCAGATCTTCATCAACGGCACCCACGTGGGTGGTTTCGACGACCTCGCCGCCGCCGACCGCAGCGGCCGGCTGGCCGACATCCTCGGGGCGACGAACTGA